Part of the Caldisericaceae bacterium genome, CTCTTGCTTCAACCTTATACTCCCTTAAAAGCCTATCTATTATGATTTCAAGGTGCAGTTCACCCATTCCAGAAATTATTGTCTCTGAGGTATCTTCATCGTATTTAATCTTAAAAGTAGGATCTTCAATTGCAAACTTTGCCAGTGCTTGAGAGAGCTTGTCTTGATCAGTGCTACTTTTGGGTTCTACAGCAATAGAAACAACTGGCTCGGGGAATTTTATATCCTCAAGGATAATGGGATTATTTACATCAGAAATTGTATGGCCCGTATAGGCATTTCTTAGTCCAATAACTGCTCCAAGATCACCTGCAGATATCGAATCTACATCTTCTCTTTTGTTTGCATGTAATCTTAATAAACGTGCAACCCTCTGCTTTTCATCAGTTGTCGAATCTAATACATAACTACCTTTTTTAATAGTCCCAGAATAGACTCTAATAAAACTCAAGATACCCGAGTAGGGGTCAGCCATAACCTTAAACACAAGTGCAGCAAGCGGTCCATTTGGATCAGGCGAAAGTTTAATTTCATTAGAATCTTTTGTTTTCGCAATTGTATCTTCTCTATCAAGCGGTGAGGGTAAATATTCACAAATACCGTCAAGAAGCATCTGAATACCTTTATTCCTAAATGAAGAACCTACAACGATTGGAAAAGCAATTGTTTCGATAGTTGCTCTTCTTATTGCTTTTTTAAGAACATCTTTAGGGATTGTTCCAGTTTCAAGATAGAGTTCAAGGGCATCTTCATTAACATCTGAAACTGCTTCGAACATTTTCTCCCTGTATAAATTGAATTTTTCTTTATAATTTTCTGGAATATCAACTGTTTCGAATTCCTCGCCACTTTCGGAAGTAAAAATGTAGGCTTTATCTTCTATTAAATCAATAACACCCTTAAATTCATCCTGTTCTATAAGAGGAATCTGAACAGGAATTACTTTAATATTCAACCTTTCATTTATACTTGCAAGAGTATCCTCAAAAGATGCTCCAAGTCGGTCCATTTTATTAATATAAATTATCCTTGGAACATGGTGGTTATTTGCCTGTCTCCAAACAGCTTCGGATTGTGCTTCAACCCCTTCAACAGCGGAAAAGATAACCACAGCCCCATCGAGAACTCTAAGTGACCTTTCAACTTCTGCCGTAAAGTCAACATGGCCGGGTGTATCGATGATGTTAATCTGATGTTCCTTCCAAAAACAGGTTGTAACTGCCGATTGAATAGTTATACCCCTCTCTTTTTCCTGGACCATCCAGTCCATTACGGTATTACCTTCATCTACATTACCAAGTTTGTAAGTTTTTCCTGTATAATAGAGGATCCTCTCAGTAGTGGTTGTTTTACCCGCATCAATATGAGCAATAATCCCAATGTTTCTTATTTTATTAAGAGGGGCACCATTACTCATTAAATTTCACCTACCACCTTAAATGTGCATAAGATCTATTTGCTTCTGCCATCTTATGCAAATCAATTTTCTTCTTATATGCAGCACCTGTTTCATTTGCTGCATTAATAATTTCTTCAGATAACTTTTCTTCCATTCTCTTACCTTTTACCGATCTAGCTGCTGCAATTATCCACTTAATTGCAAGCTTTTGACCTCTTTCTTTTTCAATTTCTATTGGAATCTGATAAGTTGCACCACCAACTCTTCTTGGTTTAACTTCTACCAAAGGCCTTACTTTTTCCAATGCAAGTTCAAAAATTTCAATAGGATCTTTACCCGTTTTTTCCTTAATAATATCGAACGAGGAATAAACAATTTTCTCTGCAAGGCTTTTTCTTCCTCCCTTCATCAAGTTGTTAATTAATTTAGCAACCATTACATGGTCGTAAATTGGATCTCCTTCAATTTCTCTTTTCGGCGCAGGACCTTTCCTTGGCATTATGCACCTCCAGTCTTGGGTTTTTTAGCACCATATTTTGATCTTCCACGTTTTCTTCCTTCAACACCAGCAGCATCGAGAGCACCTCGTATAATATGGTATCTTACACCAGGCAGGTCTTTTACCCTTCCGCCTCTTACCAATACCATGGAGTGCTCTTGAAGGTTATGTCCAATACCAGGTATATAAGCTATAACTTCCATACCATTTGTCAATCTTACTTTTGCGATTTTTCGCAAAGCAGAATTAGGCTTCTTAGGAGTCATTGTTCTAACTTGAATGCAAACCCCTCGCTTCTGGGGGCATCCTTCTAATGCCGGTGTTTTACTTTTTTCTTTTGCCCTTTTCCTAGGGCTTCTTACCAATTGATTAAAAGTAAGCATTGCATCCTCCTATCCAATTTTTCACATAACAAAAAATTATACCAAAATAAAATTAAATGTCAATAATAAAATTCATTCTTCAAATTCCATATTTGTGCCTGCAGGTATTTTCTTACCAACAATAATTGATTCTTTCATTCCTCTTAAGAGGTCTATTTTTCCTTTAATAGCTGCCTCAGCAAGCACTCTTGGTGTTTCTTGGAATGAAGAGGCA contains:
- the rpsL gene encoding 30S ribosomal protein S12, with the protein product MLTFNQLVRSPRKRAKEKSKTPALEGCPQKRGVCIQVRTMTPKKPNSALRKIAKVRLTNGMEVIAYIPGIGHNLQEHSMVLVRGGRVKDLPGVRYHIIRGALDAAGVEGRKRGRSKYGAKKPKTGGA
- the rpsG gene encoding 30S ribosomal protein S7, whose product is MPRKGPAPKREIEGDPIYDHVMVAKLINNLMKGGRKSLAEKIVYSSFDIIKEKTGKDPIEIFELALEKVRPLVEVKPRRVGGATYQIPIEIEKERGQKLAIKWIIAAARSVKGKRMEEKLSEEIINAANETGAAYKKKIDLHKMAEANRSYAHLRW
- the fusA gene encoding elongation factor G, producing MSNGAPLNKIRNIGIIAHIDAGKTTTTERILYYTGKTYKLGNVDEGNTVMDWMVQEKERGITIQSAVTTCFWKEHQINIIDTPGHVDFTAEVERSLRVLDGAVVIFSAVEGVEAQSEAVWRQANNHHVPRIIYINKMDRLGASFEDTLASINERLNIKVIPVQIPLIEQDEFKGVIDLIEDKAYIFTSESGEEFETVDIPENYKEKFNLYREKMFEAVSDVNEDALELYLETGTIPKDVLKKAIRRATIETIAFPIVVGSSFRNKGIQMLLDGICEYLPSPLDREDTIAKTKDSNEIKLSPDPNGPLAALVFKVMADPYSGILSFIRVYSGTIKKGSYVLDSTTDEKQRVARLLRLHANKREDVDSISAGDLGAVIGLRNAYTGHTISDVNNPIILEDIKFPEPVVSIAVEPKSSTDQDKLSQALAKFAIEDPTFKIKYDEDTSETIISGMGELHLEIIIDRLLREYKVEARVGKPQVAYKEAISNSATAEGKYIRQTGGHGQYGHVVLRISPTDLDKGIVFEDKTKGGIIPKDFIPSIEEGVKLAAENGPLLGFPVYGVYVELVDGSYHPVDSSELAFKIASSKSFKEAVDRASPYLLEPLMNVEIIVPMTFLGEVINSVNSRRGNVNGIIERGNTVVIKATIPLETMFGYTTILRTITQGRGSFSMVFERYERIPSQIQTEIIKKAKGEI